The genomic stretch GACGGATCTTCTTGCGTGCTTTGCCACATGCGGAAACATTTCATCTCCGGTTAAAGCTGATAAAGTTGGGGCAAAATGTTCGCCTAGAGCTGTAAGCTTCGGACGGACCGTCTCTTTTAATACTTCCATGCGCGCGTCTAAGCCTTCTATTGTAAATGTGTTAAAGTCTTCTTCAGTGAAACGCATTTGTGTCATGATTTTCCTCCTTCATGCTAAGTATACATATTTTATCACAGTTCATACGAGCTTCAAAAAGATTGAGCGCGTTTGAAGTAAGGAGAAATGTGGTAATAAACGAGTAGGTAAACACACAATTTTCAGAATCATGTTGCGCGTAAATAGAACAATCATACGATATAAGAAGTAATCATTGTTGAATGGCAAAATGGGATGCTTTTTTACAAACAAATGATCTCTGGAAGGGGCGAAAGACAATGAGGCAAGTTGTAAAAGAGGGATTTAAGGAAGAGAAAAACAATCGTGTTGCTGTCTGGAGACTAGAGGTTGATTATGAATTGGCAACCCTATATGAAGCAATGCAGAAAGAAAATGAAGAGCAGATTGAACAAAGCAAAAACAAACTTGAGCGACTTAGAAAAGAATGGATTCGTCTTAACGGGTAAAAAAGCGATAGTGAAAACGAACCGCATGAATGGTTCGTTTTTACGTGAGAAGGGATATTTTTCATTTTCCTTGCTTTTTCATTGCCGTTATCAGTATCCTATAAAATAAAAGGTCTACATAGAAGAGAGGTACGAACGAATGACAAATTGGACGGAAATCGATGAGATTGCAAAGAAATGGATAAGAGAAGCAGGCGCGAGAATTACACAATCCATGCATGAAAGCCTGACAATTGAAACGAAATCAAATCCGAATGATTTAGTCACCAATATTGACAAAGAAACCGAAAAGTTTTTCATTGATCGAATTCAAGAAACATTTCCGGGACATCGGATACTCGGTGAAGAGGGGCAAGGAGACAAAATCCACTCACTTGAGGGAGTCGTATGGATTATTGATCCGATTGATGGGACGATGAATTTTGTGCACCAGCAAAGAAATTTTGCGATTTCCATTGGGATTTTTGAAAACGGTGAAGGTAAAATCGGTTTAATTTATGATGTGGTGCACGATGAGTTGTATCACGCATTTAGCGGCAGAGGAGCTTATATGAATGAAACGAAGCTGGCTCCATTAAAAGAAACCGTCATTGAAGAAGCGATTCTTGCCATTAATGCAACATGGGTAACGGAAAACAGAAGAATTGATCAAAGTGTGTTAGCGCCACTTGTGAAAAGAGTCAGAGGCACACGCTCCTACGGTTCTGCCGCTTTAGAGCTGGCAAATGTCGCGGCAGGAAGAATAGATGCTTACATCACGATGCGGCTTGCGCCATGGGACTACGCAGCCGGCTGTGTGCTGTTAAATGAAGTAGGAGGCACCTATACGACCATTGAAGGAGAGCCGTTTACCTTTTTAGAAAACCACAGTGTGCTAGCCGGAAACCCATCTATACATAAAACGATATTTGAAGAGTATCTTCATGCTCGGAAGTAGGCCATTTGAGCAGGATGATCTCAGCTTGTTAGAAAAGCTCGCGGAGGCTCATCCTGTATGGAAAGAGGAGGAGTTTGGAGATAAAGATGCAGAAGACTATATCATTTCCTACTCCATGTACAACGGTTCATGGCTTGTATGGGAAAAAGACGGTATGCCTGTTGCCGTCAGCTACCATCTCGAGTGGTCTCCTTCAAACGGTAAGCCGTGGCTCGGAACGGTCCTGATTGACCCGGCTGAAGAAAAAAAGGGACATGCGAAGATGATCATTGAACAGATCAGCAAATTGCTTAGAGCGAAACATAAAGCGATGTTTGCGGGAGTTCCCATTGAGCGCAGGGAATGGATACTGTTTTTAAGCCAATGCGGCTTTGAACAGCTGAAAACGGAAAAAGATGAGAAAGGCAAATCATTTATGATCTTGGTGAAGCCTTTAGCAGAAGCTGCCGTATGATAATGGCAGCTTATTTGCTGCATGCGGGTTCAATAAAAAGCCTCTCAAACATTGAGAGGCTTCTGATGATTTGAAAATTATTTTTTTACCGCATGAATATAATGAATCGTTTCAAACGCTGACAAATTGTCTTTTCGATTACTAAAGAAAAGGTCATTGATGTCGTCTGGTGATAGATGTTCATAGATCAGTAAACCAGATGACTCTAACAGATGTTCAATCTCTTGATAAGTGAAACATGATTTCATCGGTTCCCCGCTTGCGGCAGCCATCTTCACCATATGTTCAACTCGATTCGACGTCCCTTTTGCTGTAAAAAGTGTTTCGTCCGCATAATCAAAAACAATAGAGCTTCCAGGCGGGACATGAGAAAATAAATTGCTGATCAAGCTTGCATTTTCTTCCCGTGTTACATAATAAGACACTCCGAGAAGGCTGAAGAATGTTTTTGTGTTTTTAAATCCTTCATCTAAGAGAGGATCATACGAAAACGTTTTGGTGAAATCCATAGGAACAAAATGAAGATGACCCGGAATTGTCAGATTTGCATCCTTCAGCTTATTTTTTTTCAATTGCTGTGTGGCCGGATGATCAACCTCGAAAACCTGTAAGCTGTTTTCTAATTCTGGATGCCGAAAGCAGAAAGTATCCAGTCCCGCTCCAAGAATGACATACTGTTTTGCCCCCAGGATTAATTCGTTGTGCAAGACTTTTTCACAATAAGAAGCACGTGCTAGGGGCGTTGGAGACAGCTGGATTTGTGCAACCCATTTTAATATTTTTTCAGGATCATTTTGAAGACGTTCGGCGATCTCTTTGTTGAAAAACGATATTTCTTGAATCATATTTTTACTGATGTCGATAAACTCTTTTTCGTTAATGAGATCTTTTGCGATAAAATCATCAAAAATAAGAGGTGTGTCATATCGGCTGTGATATGCACGGGCAAAAGCTGAAATTAGAGACGTTAAGCTGGACTCATTTTTCCTCATGAAATGATCCTCCACAAAAAATAAGATTCCCCTGGCCAGGAGAATCTTATTATACATACAAATATATTAATAGTAAATTTTAGCATAAATAAATTTTTTTGTCAATGTTTTTGCTCTTAACTGGACGCGCGATCCTTCACATAGCCACGTGACCTGTAGCAGAATTCGTCTATCAATTATGTGGACTGAATCATTAGCTTTTATAAAATGCGCACTTGCGGCTGCATCCCTCTTTATGCAAATCAGGAGCGGTTTTCTGTCTCATGGCAGCATCTTTTCGTCGTTTCAGCTGAGAGAGAAATCAAGATATGTAACAATAAAAGCCTGAGGGATCTCAGGCTTTTCCTAATATTACAATCCAACAGCATTCCAGGCTGCTTCAACTTTAGCGGCATCAGTTGAGCCGTAGAGGTCACGGGCAGACTGAATGAGAGCTGCCTTGGCATCTTTGAACGTGGAAGAAGGCGTGAGGTACGTTGTTAACGCACGGTAATAGATTTGCTGTGATTTAGATACACCAAGTTTTGTGATGGTGTTGTAAGCGGCTTTGTTTGGAATTCCGCTGTTTGTGTGTACACCGCCATAATCGCCTTCATCTGTGTTTGGAAGGTTTCGGTAATTGGCGTAATTGTCAGGCTGGTTGTATTTTGTAGGGTTGGACAGGCTGCGAAGAGCAGGCTGGCTGACCGTAATGTCTTCACCGATGTCCCAGTCTTCTGTATCGTTAAAATACCCGAATACGTCAGAGAAAGACTCGTTTAATGCACCTGGCTGATTTTCATAAATCAAGTTGGCTGTTTCTTGGGTGACGCCATGTGTCATTTCATGCGCTGTCACATCTAATGAGCCGGAAAGCGGAGAGAAGAATGAACCGTCGCCATCACCGTAAATCATCTGGTCTCCTGTCCATGCAGCGTTATTGTATTGAGTGCCGTAGTGAACGGAAGAAACGATTTTACTGCCTTTGTTATCATAGCTGTTTCGTTTAAAGTTTGAATAAAAATAATCGTACACTTTACCGAGGTTATAGTGTGCGTCAACGGCTGCCCGCTGTGATGAAGATGTAAATGTTTTCGTTGTGCTTGAGACAAGCGTGCCCGGAAGGCGGCTTTGTCTGTTTTGCAAATCATATGTGATGATTTGGGTGCCTGTTGGTTTTGAAAGATCTCTTAGAACATATTTTCCGCCTTCATAAGAGATGTTCAAAGGAACAGTTGCGCCCTTTAGCGTTGTTCCGCTTCCAGTGGCGGCGGCATGTTCTACTTTATTTTGCTGTTTTAAAATGCTGCCTGTTTCGGCGTCAACTAAGACTTCCCAGTTTGCAGGTTCAGGCTCGACATAGCGAATCGTCACGTCGTAAGCAAGACGATAGCTGCCGTCTTTTGTTTCTATCGCTTTTAATTCGGCTTTATTGCTGTTTTTGGCCGCTCCGTTAGAAACAGCGTCTGGTGATTTGCCGATAGCTTTGAAAGCGAGTGCCAGCGCTTTTTCAGAAGAGACTTTTTGGCTGTTATCTGTTTTTGCAGCAGATTGATTGTGTAATTCACCATTGACCGCATAGACATTATCGGATTTATCGACGTGAACGATCACTTGCGAATCTTTAATTGGCACTCCGTTAACGACAGGCGCATATCGAAAGTGCTTGTATCCAAGGGCATCAGTCGTGCTTTCAACAAGCTTCAGCCTTTTGGAAGGGTCACCTTTAAAAATGTTGCTGTTCTTTTTCAAAAACTGCTTGACAGCCTTGTCATTTGGTGCAGAGAGTTCTGATTGCGCAATCGCGTTTTTGGAGAGGAAATTTGTTTGATTCTCTTTAAGCTGATGACCTTCAGCAGCCTGAACACCTGGCAGGCTGATTGATAAACTCATAAACGAAGCAGCGACAGCAACAGACAATTTCTTACCTAAACCCACAATAAATCCCCCTTTTTGAAAATACTGAAAACTTTATATTGTTATATTAAACTAGCATTCTGGAATACTCAACAAAAACTAACATAACTAGACAAAATTGATAGTATTGTCCTGTGTTTGTTTTTGTTGAATAATATCAAGATGAGTCAAGTGTCATGTGGTGGTTCATTCAAGAGTTATGTTTTTTACATATCAAGGGGAAGATGAGATATTTTTGTTTCATCTTGAAACTTTTTGAAAAGTCCGCTGTCTAACCGAATGAGGCCTTAATAAGAAGTAAAGGATTGTTGTTCGTGTTGGAGTTATTCAGTCATTATGTATTGCATTTCGAACGTTATTTTATATTAAGCAGACAAAGCACCCTGCTGATTCAATGGTCAATTGTTGTTCTGGCGGGCTTATATCTTTTGGTGCATCATCCCAAAATAAACCGGCAGCGCACAATGTTCTTGGCGGGTGTTATATTGCGGATTGTGCTGCTGGCGGGAGTGTCTGTTGAACTTATTCACCAGGTGCAATCAACAAACTTCACCAGCGCTTACTTAAGAGAGGACGGAAAAGAACTGCTGCCGCTGCTGCATTTTTTGTTATACGGATATGTGCTGCTGACGGCTTTTCACTATATGCTGATGCCGCGTGATCATGGCGGAAAGGGTAAGTTTTATACGTTCGACCTTGCTGTTGTCAGTTTGCCGATCGTACAAATGATTTTTAGTTTCTTTTCGTATTGGAAGGAATACCCGGATGGGATGGAGCCGATTGCATTCGTGTTTCTGTTTTTCATCATCACTCTTCCCATTGCGTTGAATGTAGTGTTTTTCAAGCTGTATTGGAGAACGGATAAGATCTTACTAGGCTTATTTTATACGCTGATTATCGGACTGCTTGTCTTGCTGCTTGCGCCATATCCCAATCAAATCTCAAAAGATTATGGTGCAGTAATGCCATATACGATTTATTTGGCAATGGCGGGATTTTTGATGAGCTATCATCTGTTCCAAAAGTCAGGAAAGGTTTATGTGCGTGTGAATAAGTGGGTGACGATGGCTGTCATGGTGTTTTTTGTCCTGCTGTTAAATCCGATATATAACATAGGAACGGCTGCTTTCGCTGTATCAAAGCCAGCAAATGTCCATGATTCATTCAATTTTGTCGGGGAGCACATTTCATCAGAAAAAGCGGAACAGATACTAAAGTCATTTTTTCCTACGGATGAAACACTTTATTTGCACGATACAAACATGGATGTGCATTATTTCTACTCATTTGAAAGCAAAGGTTACAAAGCTGAGGTAGATGAAGTATCGCAGCTAATTCGTAATTATGAATACTTACAAAAAGCACATGGGAAAAAGCTAACGAATCAGGAGTACAAGCGAAAGTCCATCGCTTTCCTTGAGCGACACGGACGTGTGTTACATAAGGATCATATCGAAACAAAGGTATCTCAAGAAGACGGCCAGACAGTCGTACGTATTTACCTGAAAAATCAACTTCATAAAAAAGATCATGCTGATGATGGCGCGGTATTTTATTGGGAAAAGGAAACCTTAATGGGGTTTAGTGAAGATCCTTCGATTTATCAGCTTGACTCTCTTCTGCATGTTCATATAACGGAACAAGACATTCACGACAAAGTGGAACAAATGTTTACAGCGCTGAACATATCAAAACAGCCTTATCAGATCACTGATATTGAAAGCGACAGCCTGCTTGGAAGCATGGTGAGAGTTGAAACAAAAGTTGGAATTGTTTTGGAATTTGAGGGCGAATCAGGTTGTTTACATAGTCTTTCGCTTCCGATGAAAAAGAATATCTCAATGGCTAACAGCCGGCTGCAGCATCAGATATTATCGATCTTCGATGCTCGTGGATCAGAAAAGAAGAAAAAAAGCAGTCAGGGTGACATGGTGATGTATACTGATTCTTCTAAAACATATGAGTTTGTTGAAGCTCAAGGTCAGCTAAACGTTTATGTATACAGCGATACACCTGATCAGTCATTCCCCTATACGTATCGTAATGGAACATTGGCTTACGAAAAAGTAGCTTCTCTATATCAGGATGTCATTTACAAAAAGCGTATGCGTCCGATTATCGTTCAAAGAGGGGATGAACGGCATTATGCATGGCTGATCATTATTCAGCCGTTTGGTTCAAATCGCCATGATGCCTATGTAGTGGATGGAGAAACACAAGAGGTGAAAAGTCTTTATGAATCATAAAGAAAAAGAGTCTGTTTTTGTAGACTTATACGACCTGTATAAAGAAGGAGAGCTAGAGGATGAATCAATGGAATGGATGAAACAGCATGAATCCCTATTTCAAAAGAATGCGGAAGACTTAAAGAGTAAAACTTGTTTAAAGAGAAGTCCCGGTGCTGAAGAAGAAAGCCAAATCAGATATATGAAAGTATACCTGTCTTCCATGTATATCTGTTTCATTTTATTGGCCATTTGGATGACGGTGTGGTTTTATTTTTAATGAAGCATAGGGATTCCATTGAGGACTTGTATCGGCAGTATTATCAAGAAATTTTAAATTATTTATTCAGAAGGACTCATCATCTTGAAACAGCCAAGGACTTAGCGCAGGACACGTTTGTAAAAGCTCTTAACGGTCTGGCTTCGTTTAGGGGGCATTCTTCCATCAGAACATGGCTCTACACCATTGCGCATCATACCTTTATCAATTGGTACCGAAGGGATGTCAAATACCAATTTACTGAAATCAGCAAAAATGAAGGGTTAACGCAAACAACTTATGACCAGCCTGAACAGTATCTGTCACGGACGGTGAAAAGCGAAACACTGCGGCAGGAGCTCCTGAAGTTAAAAGATCAGCATCAATCCGTTTTGATTTTAAGAGAATTCCAAGAGCTTTCTTATGAAGAAATCGCTGAGATATTAGGATGGAGTCTTTCTAAGGTGAATACCACATTGCACCGGGCTAGATTAGAGCTAAAGAAAAACATGACGAAAAGTAGAGAGGAGGAGCGGATATGACCTGCTTTCTAGTAAGAGACCTGCTTCCTCTGTATCTTGAAGGTGATTGTAAAAGAGAAACGGAACACGTTATAGAAGAGCATTTAAAAATGTGCAGCAGCTGCAGAGACATGTATGACACGATGGCTGAGCCATTTGAATTGGAAAGCGAACAGGCCGTTGAGGAGGCTTATCTGCCGGAAGAAGAACTGCGTTTTAAACAGAGGTACTATGGATTACTGATCATGAAAGCTGCCTGCTGGTTTGGAGCGGCGGTTGCCATGATGCTGATCATCAAACTGCTGATATAAAAAAAGCGCTTGTCCGATTCCGGCAAGCGCTTTTTTACATTAAGCCTGGGGATGAATCATATCGTAAATAGCGGCAAGCTGTTCTTGTGACAGGGCACTGAAGAGTTTTTCATAAACGTCAGCTTGCAGTGGCGTTGCACCTGCTTGTAGCGCTGCGTCTTTATCATAGCTGTACACATCATCTTGTAGCACAATGGCTGCTTGAAGAATGTGAATCTTGAGAGAAACAGCGGAGAAAAATTGTTCAAGTGCAAGTGCTTCTTTTTCTGTGAAGCCAAGTTCAACTGCTTTTTCTGTATCAAATTTGTAATTTCCATCCTCGAGATACACACATTGTGAAACAATGCTGAAAAATTCTGATGTCGATTCCCAGAGTGTAGCAATTACCTGAGCCTCTTCTTTTGTCATTCCTAACTCGACAGCTTTTTCGCTGTCAAAATAATATACACCGTCTTGTTCGTATATACATTGATTTAATATATCAATGAATGTATTGAGATCTTCGTTAGTGCTCGCCTGATGCTGGAGTTGAACAGCAGTGTTATCAACCGGTGTTTTTGCGCTGGCTGCATCAGGACCGAACGTTAATAGAGCAGCTGAGGTCATTGCGGCAGTCGTTAACATAGCTTTTTTTACAAATGTTTTCTTCATGTTTCTTCTCTCCCTTTTATGAATTGTGCTACAAATTCCATTATAGGGAGTAGTTTCCGGTGGAGGAATAGGCGCTATGGTATTTTATGTGTATCGTTGCCGAACTACTTTTTGAAGGCTGCACGTGTGATCGTTAGAACGATTGTCTATGTATGAAGGCTGTTTTGCATCTTCCTGACTAAGAAACAGGGGAGATAAGGCTTAAAGAAATGAAAAACACCGCTTTCTTTGCGGTGTTTTTTGATTACAATGTCGCCGGCGGGGCAATGCTTTTAATCAAGCAAGCCTTGTTCGCGCATTTTCTTTTTTAATGTAAATCCGCCGCCCATGACAGCGCAAACAAGTACAATGCTGGCGATAATGCCTGCAGGGCTTTTTTCAGCGATAAAGACGCCGATCAGCATAATGCTGAAAACCGCTGCAAATGCAAATAATAGTAAAAGCCAATTCATTTTTTTCATAAATTCCATCCCCTTTTACGTCTTATATTAAGTTTACAGAAAAACGTGACGCTTTTAAAGAGGATGTGTGATATAATATGAAAGTTATCTAATTTTTTTAGGAGATGAAAAAGTGAAACTTCGAAATGATCTTCGCAACATCGCGATTATTGCCCACGTTGACCATGGGAAAACGACTCTAGTCGATCAGCTTTTACATCAGGCTGGTACGTTCCGTGCCAACGAACAGGTTGCTGAACGCGCAATGGACTCTAATGATCTTGAACGCGAACGCGGCATTACAATATTGGCGAAAAATACTGCGATTAACTATAAAGATACACGTATCAATATTTTGGACACCCCTGGACATGCAGACTTTGGGGGAGAAGTAGAACGGATTATGAAAATGGTTGACGGCGTAGTGCTTGTCGTTGACGCATATGAAGGCTGTATGCCTCAAACTCGTTTTGTTCTGAAAAAAGCTCTTGAGCAAAACCTGAACCCTGTTGTTGTTGTAAACAAAATTGACCGTGACTTTGCTCGTCCAGAGGAAGTTATCGATGAAGTTCTGGATCTGTTCATTGAGCTTGATGCCAATGAAGAGCAGCTCGAGTTCCCAGTGGTATATGCTTCCGCGATTAATGGAACAGCGAGTCTTGATCCGAAACAACAGGATGAAAACATGGAAGCTTTATATGAAACCATTATTAAGCATGTTCCGGCACCTGTTGATAATGCAGAGGAGCCGCTTCAATTCCAAGTTGCCCTTCTTGACTACAACGACTATGTAGGCCGTATCGGAATCGGACGCGTATTCCGCGGCACAATGAAAGTCGGACAGCAGGTTTCTCTTATGAAGCTTGACGGAACGGCAAAGTCATTCCGTGTTACAAAGATTTTTGGTTTCCAAGGCTTAAAGCGTGTGGAAATTGAAGAAGCAAAAGCGGGAGACCTCGTTGCGGTTTCCGGGATGGAAGATATCAACGTTGGTGAAACGGTATGTCCTGTAGACCATCAAGATCCGCTTCCGGTCCTTCGCATTGATGAGCCGACACTTCAAATGACATTTGTCGTGAATAACAGTCCGTTTGCAGGCCGTGAAGGCAAATATGTAACGGCCCGCAAAATCGAAGAGCGTCTTCAATCACAGCTTCAGACGGATGTGAGCTTGCGTGTTGAGCCAACAGCTTCTCCTGATGCTTGGGTTGTTTCAGGACGCGGTGAGCTGCACTTGTCAATTTTAATTGAAAATATGCGTCGTGAGGGCTATGAGCTTCAAGTGTCAAAACCTGAAGTTATTATCAAAGAAATCGACGGCGTACGCTGTGAGCCTGTTGAACGTGTGCAAATTGATGTTCCTGAAGAGCATACTGGCTCTGTAATGGAATCAATGGGTGCCCGCAAAGGCGAAATGGTTGATATGATCAACAACGGAAACGGCCAAGTCCGTCTCATCTTTACAGTTCCTTCCCGCGGATTGATCGGTTACTCTACAGAATTCCTATCATTAACACGCGGATTCGGTATTTTGAACCATACGTTTGACAGCTACCAGCCGATGCAGGCAGGCCAAGTCGGCGGACGCCGTCAAGGTGTACTTGTGTCAATGGAAAACGGAAAAGCAACATCATACGGTATTCAAGGAATTGAAGACCGCGGTGTCATCTTCGTTGAGCCGGGTACTGAAGTATACGAAGGAATGATCGTTGGAGAGCATAACCGTGACAACGACCTTGTTGTTAACGTCAGCAAAATGAAACAGCAAACAAACGTCCGTTCTGCGACAAAGGATCAGACAACTACAATTAAAAAAGCGCGCATCATGTCTCTTGAGGAGTCTCTAGAGTACTTAAACGAAGATGAATATTGTGAAGTAACACCTGAATCCATCCGTTTAAGAAAGAAGATCCTCAATAAGAACGAACGTGAAAAAGCAGCTAAAAAGAAAAAAACAGCAGGATTGTCTTAATCTCGTGCAGAATTTGAAAAGATAGAACCCGTACGTTTACAGGGGAGGGAATCTTTTTGAATGACGTAAGCGAACGCCTGTCGTTCTTCGCCGCTCTATATCAAGTAGACCGGCAGCCTGCGGCAGGCATGTGGCTGCTGTACGGCACGATTTTTGTGTTGGCCGTTATTGTATTTAAGCTTGGATTTGCTAAACGGCTTCCTGTATTAAAATCTGCAGTGGTGTATGTATTTTTGGCTTTGGGCTGCACTGTTTTGACTTTTTTAGGGGTGTTTTTGCCCGTGGCAGAAGGATTGGTCGTCGCTGCGCTGATTTTAATCATTTACAAAATCCGGCTGTATCAGTCGAAAAAAGGACAGTCTGCAAAATCATAAAAGACTCAGCTGAAAGCTGAGTCTTTTTTGTGTTCTGTATGGTTAAGCGGCCGCTTTATTTTTTGACTTTTTCTTTTTTCTGCTGTCCCGGGTGAAAAGTAAATTTTCCCGTTTTCAGCCGTTCCTCTGTTTTTTTGGCAATCCGATCGTGGCATTCCTGGCACATATATGTATGGATCGGGCGGTTTCGAAGCCGTTTCGCGATCAGGGTATCATCATCAATTGTTTCAATTTTATCGCAAATAGAACATTTGACCCTCATCATATCACCTCTTTCACTAACATGTATTATACCACGGATCAGAAGCTGTCCAAAATAAGAAAAAGC from Bacillus subtilis subsp. subtilis str. 168 encodes the following:
- the ykzI gene encoding conserved general stress protein (Evidence 4: Unknown function but conserved in other organisms), whose amino-acid sequence is MRQVVKEGFKEEKNNRVAVWRLEVDYELATLYEAMQKENEEQIEQSKNKLERLRKEWIRLNG
- the suhB gene encoding inositol monophosphatase / 5' nucleotidase (purine nucleoside monophosphate) (Evidence 1a: Function from experimental evidences in the studied strain; PubMedId: 11914086, 16682444, 22333191, 27784292; Product type e: enzyme), translated to MTNWTEIDEIAKKWIREAGARITQSMHESLTIETKSNPNDLVTNIDKETEKFFIDRIQETFPGHRILGEEGQGDKIHSLEGVVWIIDPIDGTMNFVHQQRNFAISIGIFENGEGKIGLIYDVVHDELYHAFSGRGAYMNETKLAPLKETVIEEAILAINATWVTENRRIDQSVLAPLVKRVRGTRSYGSAALELANVAAGRIDAYITMRLAPWDYAAGCVLLNEVGGTYTTIEGEPFTFLENHSVLAGNPSIHKTIFEEYLHARK
- the ykzC gene encoding putative acyltransferase (Evidence 3: Putative function from multiple computational evidences; PubMedId: 11544224; Product type e: enzyme), producing the protein MLEKLAEAHPVWKEEEFGDKDAEDYIISYSMYNGSWLVWEKDGMPVAVSYHLEWSPSNGKPWLGTVLIDPAEEKKGHAKMIIEQISKLLRAKHKAMFAGVPIERREWILFLSQCGFEQLKTEKDEKGKSFMILVKPLAEAAV
- the yktD gene encoding putative AdoMet-dependent methyltransferase (Evidence 3: Putative function from multiple computational evidences; PubMedId: 17928718; Product type e: enzyme); the protein is MRKNESSLTSLISAFARAYHSRYDTPLIFDDFIAKDLINEKEFIDISKNMIQEISFFNKEIAERLQNDPEKILKWVAQIQLSPTPLARASYCEKVLHNELILGAKQYVILGAGLDTFCFRHPELENSLQVFEVDHPATQQLKKNKLKDANLTIPGHLHFVPMDFTKTFSYDPLLDEGFKNTKTFFSLLGVSYYVTREENASLISNLFSHVPPGSSIVFDYADETLFTAKGTSNRVEHMVKMAAASGEPMKSCFTYQEIEHLLESSGLLIYEHLSPDDINDLFFSNRKDNLSAFETIHYIHAVKK
- the nprE gene encoding extracellular neutral metalloprotease (Evidence 1a: Function from experimental evidences in the studied strain; PubMedId: 2128597, 6090407, 8436952, 15205417, 26728191; Product type e: enzyme), translating into MGLGKKLSVAVAASFMSLSISLPGVQAAEGHQLKENQTNFLSKNAIAQSELSAPNDKAVKQFLKKNSNIFKGDPSKRLKLVESTTDALGYKHFRYAPVVNGVPIKDSQVIVHVDKSDNVYAVNGELHNQSAAKTDNSQKVSSEKALALAFKAIGKSPDAVSNGAAKNSNKAELKAIETKDGSYRLAYDVTIRYVEPEPANWEVLVDAETGSILKQQNKVEHAAATGSGTTLKGATVPLNISYEGGKYVLRDLSKPTGTQIITYDLQNRQSRLPGTLVSSTTKTFTSSSQRAAVDAHYNLGKVYDYFYSNFKRNSYDNKGSKIVSSVHYGTQYNNAAWTGDQMIYGDGDGSFFSPLSGSLDVTAHEMTHGVTQETANLIYENQPGALNESFSDVFGYFNDTEDWDIGEDITVSQPALRSLSNPTKYNQPDNYANYRNLPNTDEGDYGGVHTNSGIPNKAAYNTITKLGVSKSQQIYYRALTTYLTPSSTFKDAKAALIQSARDLYGSTDAAKVEAAWNAVGL
- the ylaA gene encoding hypothetical protein (Evidence 4: Unknown function but conserved in other organisms; PubMedId: 16501307), which gives rise to MLFVLELFSHYVLHFERYFILSRQSTLLIQWSIVVLAGLYLLVHHPKINRQRTMFLAGVILRIVLLAGVSVELIHQVQSTNFTSAYLREDGKELLPLLHFLLYGYVLLTAFHYMLMPRDHGGKGKFYTFDLAVVSLPIVQMIFSFFSYWKEYPDGMEPIAFVFLFFIITLPIALNVVFFKLYWRTDKILLGLFYTLIIGLLVLLLAPYPNQISKDYGAVMPYTIYLAMAGFLMSYHLFQKSGKVYVRVNKWVTMAVMVFFVLLLNPIYNIGTAAFAVSKPANVHDSFNFVGEHISSEKAEQILKSFFPTDETLYLHDTNMDVHYFYSFESKGYKAEVDEVSQLIRNYEYLQKAHGKKLTNQEYKRKSIAFLERHGRVLHKDHIETKVSQEDGQTVVRIYLKNQLHKKDHADDGAVFYWEKETLMGFSEDPSIYQLDSLLHVHITEQDIHDKVEQMFTALNISKQPYQITDIESDSLLGSMVRVETKVGIVLEFEGESGCLHSLSLPMKKNISMANSRLQHQILSIFDARGSEKKKKSSQGDMVMYTDSSKTYEFVEAQGQLNVYVYSDTPDQSFPYTYRNGTLAYEKVASLYQDVIYKKRMRPIIVQRGDERHYAWLIIIQPFGSNRHDAYVVDGETQEVKSLYES
- the ylaB gene encoding hypothetical protein (Evidence 5: Unknown function; PubMedId : 16501307), which gives rise to MNHKEKESVFVDLYDLYKEGELEDESMEWMKQHESLFQKNAEDLKSKTCLKRSPGAEEESQIRYMKVYLSSMYICFILLAIWMTVWFYF
- the sigP gene encoding RNA polymerase ECF-type sigma factor (Evidence 1a: Function from experimental evidences in the studied strain; PubMedId: 16501307, 16728958, 20817771; Product type r: regulator), which translates into the protein MKHRDSIEDLYRQYYQEILNYLFRRTHHLETAKDLAQDTFVKALNGLASFRGHSSIRTWLYTIAHHTFINWYRRDVKYQFTEISKNEGLTQTTYDQPEQYLSRTVKSETLRQELLKLKDQHQSVLILREFQELSYEEIAEILGWSLSKVNTTLHRARLELKKNMTKSREEERI
- the sigQ gene encoding anti-SigP(YlaC) sigma factor (Evidence 1a: Function from experimental evidences in the studied strain; PubMedId: 16501307, 16728958, 20817771; Product type r: regulator), giving the protein MTCFLVRDLLPLYLEGDCKRETEHVIEEHLKMCSSCRDMYDTMAEPFELESEQAVEEAYLPEEELRFKQRYYGLLIMKAACWFGAAVAMMLIIKLLI